One genomic window of Saccopteryx bilineata isolate mSacBil1 chromosome 4, mSacBil1_pri_phased_curated, whole genome shotgun sequence includes the following:
- the LOC136336581 gene encoding small ribosomal subunit protein uS14-like, which translates to MGHQQLYWSHPRKFGQGSRSCRVCSNWHGLIRKYGLNMCRQCFRQYAKDIGFIKLD; encoded by the coding sequence ATGGGTCACCAGCAGCTCTACTGGAGCCATCCGAGAAAATTCGGCCAGGGTTCTCGTTCGTGCCGCGTCTGCTCAAACTGGCACGGTCTGATCCGGAAATACGGCCTCAACATGTGCCGCCAGTGTTTCCGTCAGTACGCCAAGGACATAGGCTTCATTAAGTTGGACTAA
- the FAM234A gene encoding protein FAM234A produces MDNSKDLEAEIHPLKNEGGKLQENLGKRLKKEDKLKSTPLQSRLSRCRTVAFFFSVFLCLLVVFVMSFVIPCPDRPVSQGMWRISYNTAVTYDFLATKDINRDRIQDVLFLYKSTNSSNNFNQSCTDEGFSSPCSFVAAISGANGSLLWERPAAQDGALVLCGVPQLRDSKASSACVLMDRPGSFIAVDLFTGETLWSHPSSFGRNASILSPLLQVPDLDADGAPDLLVLTQEDEEVNSYLYSGSTGHQIGHRGSLGVSGTSGSLLYVTRAGAHYILFACASSLCGCSVKGVHEKVTGRDSPLRTDPLWEDMVNSTCRKLLLHSSEAVHYLMSVPGEGGEDLLIVSSEACVLLDGQKLAPQWVFSAAQVLRKPILGHYKPDSSAVLIENGTGLHRQILLLDLSTGAVLWSQALPGLPGAPQSASLPTADHRSAFFFWGSHELVDANQTEPGDTQHSLYMFHPTLPGVLLELANVSANIVAFQVTLFEPGRHAACILLTGPASPDTPGLVSMAKHKVQDLILSSRVVRLTEDGADSDDAVRDRLSRLRYRSET; encoded by the exons ATGGACAACAGCAAAGACTTAGAAGCTGAAATCCACCCCTTGAAGAACGAAGGTGGGAAATTGCAGGAGAACCTGGGAAAGCGATTGAAAAAGGAAGATAAGTTGAAAAGCACACCCCTGCAGTCCCGCCTCTCCCGGTGCCGGACGGTGGCCTTTTTCTTCTCCGTGTTCCTCTGCCTTTTGGTGGTGTTCGTGATGTCCTTCGTAATCCCGTGTCCAGACAGGCCGGTGTCCCAGGGGATGTGGAGGATCAGTTACAACACGGCGG tcACTTACGACTTTCTGGCCACAAAAGACATAAACAGGGACAGAATCCAAGATGTTCTCTTTCTTTACAAGAGCACCAATAGCAGCAACAATTTCAACCAGTCCTGTACTGATGAAG GCTTTTCCTCGCCCTGCTCCTTCGTGGCCGCTATATCAGGGGCCAACGGCAGCCTCCTCTGGGAGAGGCCCGCAGCCCAGGATGGGGCCCTTGTTCTGTGTGGTGTCCCCCAGCTGAGAGACAGCAAGGCATCCTCCGCCTGCGTCCTCATGGACAGACCCGGTTCCTTCATCGCAGTGGACTTATTTACAG GGGAGACCCTGTGGAGCCATCCCAGCAGCTTTGGAAGGAATGCTTCCATCCTCAGCCCTTTACTCCAGGTGCCCGACCTCGATGCTGATGGGGCCCCAGACCTGCTGGTTCTCACCCAGGAGGATGAGGAG GTTAACAGCTACCTCTATTCAGGCAGCACCGGGCACCAGATTGGCCACCGAGGCAGCCTCGGTGTCAGCGGGACCAGTGGCTCCCTCCTTTATGTCACCAGGGCAGGCGCCCACTACATTCTTTTCGCCTGTG CAAGTTCCCTGTGTGGCTGCTCTGTGAAGGGCGTCCACGAAAAAGTGACCGGAAGAGACAGCCCACTGAGGACAGACCCCCTCTGGGAGGACATGGTCAACAGCACCTGCCGCAAGCTGCTTCTGCACAG CTCTGAAGCCGTCCACTATCTGATGAGTGTTCCCGGGGAAGGCGGCGAGGACCTGCTCATTGTGAGCTCGGAGGCCTGTGTGCTGCTGGACGGGCAGAAGCTGGCCCCGCAGTGGGTCTTCAGCGCCGCCCAGGTCCTCAG AAAACCCATCCTCGGCCACTACAAACCTGACAGCTCGGCTGTGCTCATTGAGAATGGAACTGGCCTCCACAGACAG ATCCTGCTCCTGGACCTCAGCACCGGGGCTGTCCTGTGGAGCCAGGCCCTGCCAGGCCTCCCTGGGGCCCCGCAGTCTGCCAGCCTGCCGACCGCAGACCACCGCTCAGCATTCTTCTTCTGGGGTTCCCACGAGTTGGTCGATGCCAACCAGACG GAACCCGGAGACACTCAGCACAGCCTGTACATGTTTCACCCCACGCTGCCTGGTGTCCTGCTGGAGCTGGCCAACGTCTCCGCCAACATCGTCGCTTTCCAAG TGACCCTGTTTGAGCCGGGCCGCCACGCCGCCTGCATCCTCCTCACGGGCCCAGCCAGCCCGGACACGCCCGGCCTGGTGTCCATGGCCAAGCACAAGGTGCAGGACCTCATCCTGAGCAGCAGGGTGGTTCGCCTGACCGAGGATGGGGCCGACAGCGACGATGCCGTCCGGGACCGGCTCTCCCGTCTGCGGTACCGGAGTGAGACCTAG